From Virgibacillus ihumii, the proteins below share one genomic window:
- the purB gene encoding adenylosuccinate lyase: MIDRYTREEMGAIWTEENKFNAWLEVEILACEAWSELGVIPADDVKKLRQNASFDLERIYEIEQETRHDVVAFTRAVSETLDEERKWVHYGLTSTDVVDTALSYQLKQANEIIRNDLHRFVDILKNKAIEHKHTVMMGRTHGVHAEPTTFGLKMALWYEEMKRNLERFEAAAKDIEFGKLSGAVGTYANIDPFVEQYVCEKLGLSPAPVSTQTLQRDRHAAYVSALALIATSIEKFATEIRGLQKTETREAEEFFAKGQKGSSAMPHKRNPIGSENMTGMARVLRGNMVTAFENVSLWHERDISHSSAERVILPDTTIGLNYMLNRFANIVEKLTVFPENMKRNIDKTHGVIFSQRVLLALINKGMSREEAYDLVQPKAMQAWETATHFKTLVEENAEINSQLTQDEIDDCFDYTYHLKNVDAIFNRIGLEVK; this comes from the coding sequence ATGATTGATCGCTATACACGGGAAGAAATGGGTGCTATCTGGACAGAAGAAAATAAATTTAATGCATGGCTGGAAGTGGAAATTCTGGCATGTGAGGCATGGAGTGAGCTCGGTGTCATTCCGGCTGACGATGTTAAAAAACTGCGACAGAATGCTTCCTTTGATCTTGAGCGGATTTATGAAATAGAACAGGAGACCCGCCATGATGTTGTTGCCTTTACCCGGGCTGTTTCTGAAACGCTTGATGAGGAACGGAAATGGGTTCATTACGGACTGACTTCAACGGATGTCGTCGATACAGCTCTTTCTTATCAGCTTAAACAGGCGAATGAAATCATCCGTAATGATCTGCATCGTTTCGTTGACATTCTAAAAAACAAAGCCATTGAACATAAACATACCGTCATGATGGGCAGAACGCACGGTGTCCATGCCGAACCAACAACATTCGGTTTGAAAATGGCACTGTGGTATGAGGAAATGAAGCGTAATTTGGAACGTTTTGAAGCAGCGGCAAAGGATATTGAATTTGGGAAATTGTCAGGTGCGGTTGGGACATATGCCAACATTGACCCGTTTGTTGAGCAGTACGTCTGTGAAAAACTTGGACTGTCGCCGGCGCCGGTATCAACGCAGACATTGCAGCGTGACCGTCATGCGGCTTACGTGTCAGCACTGGCCCTGATTGCAACGTCTATTGAAAAGTTCGCAACTGAAATCCGCGGGCTTCAGAAAACAGAAACCCGTGAAGCGGAAGAATTTTTCGCCAAAGGACAAAAAGGGTCTTCCGCAATGCCGCATAAACGAAATCCGATTGGATCAGAGAACATGACCGGGATGGCCCGGGTATTGCGCGGCAATATGGTAACAGCATTTGAAAATGTGTCACTGTGGCATGAGCGCGATATCTCACATTCATCAGCTGAGCGCGTCATTTTGCCGGATACAACCATCGGATTAAATTATATGCTCAATCGGTTTGCCAACATCGTTGAAAAGCTGACCGTCTTTCCGGAAAACATGAAACGCAATATTGACAAGACACACGGGGTTATTTTTTCACAGCGTGTGCTGCTTGCATTGATTAATAAAGGTATGAGCCGGGAGGAAGCTTACGATCTTGTCCAGCCGAAAGCGATGCAGGCGTGGGAAACCGCAACACATTTTAAAACGCTGGTTGAGGAAAACGCAGAAATCAATTCACAGCTGACCCAGGACGAAATTGATGATTGTTTTGATTACACGTATCACCTGAAAAATGTCGATGCGATCTTTAACCGAATTGGACTTGAGGTGAAATAA
- the purC gene encoding phosphoribosylaminoimidazolesuccinocarboxamide synthase translates to MKAELLYEGKAKRVYAAKEKSGQLVLSYKNDATAFNGEKKATFSGKGRLNNEISSRVFQLLQEQGVESHFIEKLNETEQLVQQTEIIPLEVVVRNQATGSITRRLGIEEKTPFEPPLIELFYKDDALGDPLINDAHALLLSDVSDVELGEIKEKALHVNKQLKEVFASINIALVDFKLEFGRLASGDIVLADEISPDTCRLWDINTQEKLDKDVFRQGTGDLLEVYQEILQRLEAKS, encoded by the coding sequence ATGAAAGCGGAACTGTTATATGAAGGTAAGGCAAAGCGTGTATACGCTGCAAAGGAGAAATCCGGACAGCTCGTTTTATCCTATAAAAATGATGCCACGGCTTTTAATGGTGAAAAAAAAGCGACTTTTTCCGGCAAAGGCAGATTGAATAATGAAATTTCATCCAGGGTCTTTCAACTGCTTCAGGAACAAGGAGTTGAATCACATTTTATAGAAAAACTGAACGAAACGGAACAGCTTGTCCAGCAAACGGAGATTATCCCACTGGAAGTTGTTGTCCGCAACCAAGCTACAGGCAGTATTACAAGAAGGCTGGGTATTGAAGAAAAGACACCATTCGAACCACCACTCATTGAACTTTTTTACAAGGATGATGCGCTTGGTGACCCGCTCATCAATGACGCTCATGCGTTATTGCTGAGTGATGTCAGTGATGTCGAGCTAGGTGAAATTAAAGAAAAGGCTCTTCATGTTAACAAACAATTAAAAGAAGTGTTCGCGTCTATTAATATAGCATTGGTAGATTTCAAGCTGGAATTCGGCCGTCTGGCAAGCGGGGACATCGTGCTTGCGGATGAAATATCACCGGATACATGCAGGCTTTGGGATATTAACACTCAGGAAAAATTGGATAAAGATGTGTTCCGGCAGGGGACCGGCGATCTGCTGGAAGTGTATCAGGAAATCCTACAACGACTGGAGGCAAAATCATGA
- the purS gene encoding phosphoribosylformylglycinamidine synthase subunit PurS has protein sequence MRKVTVHITLKQGVLDPQGKAIQESLNSLGYDAVEEVRVGKYMELMVEETDDMEKRVKEMCDKLLANPVIEDYRFDLEEAEVL, from the coding sequence ATGAGAAAAGTTACTGTTCACATTACACTGAAGCAGGGTGTTCTTGATCCGCAGGGTAAAGCAATTCAAGAATCATTAAATTCCCTTGGCTATGATGCGGTTGAGGAAGTCCGTGTTGGCAAGTATATGGAACTGATGGTGGAAGAAACAGACGACATGGAAAAACGTGTGAAAGAAATGTGTGACAAACTGCTTGCAAACCCTGTGATAGAGGATTACCGGTTTGATTTGGAGGAGGCTGAAGTTCTGTGA
- the purQ gene encoding phosphoribosylformylglycinamidine synthase subunit PurQ: MKFAVVVFPGSNCDRDMYHAAKEVLQEDADLVWYENSSLENYDGILLPGGFSYGDYLRSGAVASTSAIMKQIRTEAEKGKPVLGVCNGFQILLEAGLLPGAMLRNKNLAFMCHQEPLVVQNNQTIFTTNYESGETIHFPIAHGEGNYFCDEATMAGLQANNQIVFTYQKNPNGSIADIAGIVNKEGNVLGMMPHPERAVEKMLGSDDGLKLFQSIVENWRDAYVINT, encoded by the coding sequence GTGAAATTTGCCGTAGTAGTTTTTCCGGGATCGAATTGTGATCGTGATATGTACCATGCCGCAAAAGAAGTTTTGCAGGAAGATGCGGACCTTGTCTGGTATGAGAACAGCAGTCTTGAAAACTATGACGGCATTCTGCTGCCTGGTGGCTTTTCATATGGAGATTACCTTCGTTCAGGTGCTGTTGCATCAACGTCAGCCATTATGAAGCAGATCCGAACCGAAGCTGAAAAAGGAAAACCGGTACTGGGCGTCTGCAACGGATTTCAAATACTTTTGGAAGCAGGTTTGCTGCCCGGTGCGATGCTCCGCAATAAAAATCTGGCGTTCATGTGTCATCAGGAACCGCTTGTCGTACAAAACAACCAGACTATATTTACAACAAACTATGAGAGCGGTGAAACGATTCATTTCCCGATCGCTCATGGAGAGGGCAACTATTTTTGTGATGAAGCAACAATGGCTGGGTTACAAGCGAATAACCAGATTGTGTTTACCTATCAAAAAAATCCGAATGGCTCAATCGCGGATATTGCCGGTATCGTGAATAAAGAAGGCAATGTGCTTGGTATGATGCCTCATCCGGAGCGGGCTGTTGAAAAAATGCTCGGAAGTGATGATGGTTTAAAACTATTCCAGTCCATTGTGGAGAATTGGAGGGACGCTTATGTTATCAACACGTGA
- the purL gene encoding phosphoribosylformylglycinamidine synthase subunit PurL, translating into MLSTRDISPEQIEREKLYTDMGLNDQEYDMVKNILKRRPNFTETGIFSVMWSEHCSYKTSKPLLKKFPTEGPHVLQGPGEGAGVIDIGDNQAVVFKVESHNHPSAVEPYQGAATGVGGIIRDVFSMGARPIALMNSLRFGNFTTERVKYLFQEVVHGIAGYGNCVGVPTVGGEVQFDDSYEDNPLVNAMCVGLINHDDIQKGVAKGIGNTVLYAGAPTGRDGIHGATFASDDLAEDSDKDRPAVQVGDPFMEKLLIEACLEVIHSDALVGMQDMGAAGLTSSASEMASKAGTGLEMDLDLVPQREQNMNAYELMLSESQERMLLVVKKGREQEIISIFEKYGLQAVAVGEVIEEKVFRLKQHGEMVADIPVDALAEEAPVYHLPSKEAEYFKEFQQMNNKIPAVENHAEMLKQLLQQPTIASKEWVYDQYDSMVQTNTVVTPGSDAAVVRIKGTNKALAITTDCNSRYIYLDPEAGGKIAVAEAARNIVCSGARPLGLTDGLNFGNPTNPEVFWQMEKSVEGMSEASRMLATPVISGNVSLFNQSKGNSIFPTPVVGMVGLLESLDHLTPNFFQQEGDLIYLIGKTNAEFGGSELQKIVEDRYEGKAPVIDLEVEASRQKQLHETIRSGFVQSAHDLAEGGLGVALAESTFEQNGLGAVVHLAGNPTVQLFSESQSRFLVTVKPEDQEAFEKVMNDYQHIGTVNGSGMLNVTVNNEALIKEDTSQLSKLWKGAIPCLLKSKA; encoded by the coding sequence ATGTTATCAACACGTGATATCAGTCCGGAACAGATCGAGCGTGAAAAATTGTACACAGATATGGGGTTGAACGATCAGGAGTATGACATGGTCAAAAATATCCTGAAGCGTCGTCCGAATTTTACCGAAACCGGTATCTTTTCTGTGATGTGGTCGGAACATTGCAGCTACAAAACGTCAAAACCGCTGCTGAAAAAATTCCCGACAGAAGGCCCGCATGTTCTGCAAGGGCCAGGTGAGGGAGCGGGTGTTATCGATATTGGTGATAATCAGGCGGTCGTTTTTAAAGTGGAAAGCCATAACCATCCGTCTGCAGTTGAACCATATCAAGGTGCCGCAACGGGTGTTGGCGGGATAATCCGTGATGTCTTTTCCATGGGTGCCCGTCCGATTGCACTGATGAACTCGCTTCGATTCGGAAATTTCACTACTGAACGTGTGAAATACCTTTTTCAGGAAGTAGTTCATGGTATTGCCGGCTATGGAAATTGTGTCGGTGTGCCAACAGTTGGCGGGGAAGTTCAGTTTGATGACAGCTATGAGGACAATCCATTGGTCAATGCCATGTGTGTCGGATTAATCAACCATGACGACATTCAGAAAGGCGTTGCCAAGGGAATCGGAAATACCGTACTGTATGCCGGTGCCCCGACAGGACGGGATGGCATTCATGGTGCAACATTTGCATCAGATGACCTGGCAGAGGACTCGGATAAAGATCGTCCGGCGGTTCAGGTTGGTGATCCATTCATGGAGAAACTGCTCATTGAGGCGTGTCTTGAGGTGATTCATTCGGATGCATTGGTTGGCATGCAGGATATGGGTGCAGCCGGACTGACATCATCGGCAAGTGAGATGGCAAGTAAGGCCGGTACTGGGCTGGAAATGGATTTGGACCTTGTTCCACAGCGTGAACAGAACATGAACGCCTATGAATTAATGCTGTCGGAATCACAGGAACGCATGCTGCTAGTTGTCAAAAAAGGCCGTGAGCAGGAAATCATATCTATTTTTGAAAAATACGGACTGCAGGCAGTAGCAGTCGGCGAAGTAATTGAAGAAAAAGTTTTCCGCCTGAAACAACATGGCGAAATGGTGGCTGATATACCAGTCGATGCCTTGGCTGAAGAAGCACCGGTTTACCACCTGCCATCAAAAGAGGCGGAATATTTCAAAGAGTTCCAACAGATGAACAACAAAATTCCAGCAGTGGAAAATCATGCGGAAATGCTGAAACAGCTGTTGCAGCAGCCGACAATTGCCAGTAAGGAATGGGTTTATGACCAATACGATTCGATGGTTCAGACCAATACGGTTGTTACGCCAGGTTCCGATGCTGCTGTTGTACGAATAAAAGGCACGAATAAAGCATTGGCAATCACCACTGACTGCAACTCCCGCTATATTTATCTCGATCCGGAAGCTGGCGGAAAGATTGCGGTTGCCGAGGCTGCCCGCAATATTGTTTGCTCCGGTGCCCGTCCGTTAGGTCTTACCGATGGGTTGAATTTTGGCAATCCGACGAATCCGGAAGTGTTCTGGCAGATGGAAAAAAGTGTGGAAGGCATGAGTGAGGCATCCAGGATGCTTGCAACCCCTGTCATCAGTGGTAATGTTTCGTTGTTTAATCAGTCAAAAGGGAATTCAATTTTTCCGACACCTGTCGTTGGGATGGTTGGTCTCCTCGAATCGCTTGACCATCTGACTCCAAACTTTTTTCAGCAGGAAGGTGATCTGATTTATCTGATCGGGAAAACAAATGCTGAATTTGGCGGAAGTGAATTGCAGAAGATTGTTGAAGATCGTTATGAAGGAAAAGCACCTGTAATTGATCTGGAAGTAGAAGCATCCAGACAGAAGCAGCTGCACGAGACAATCCGCAGCGGGTTCGTTCAGTCAGCACATGATCTGGCAGAAGGCGGGCTTGGTGTTGCGCTTGCTGAAAGTACATTTGAGCAAAACGGACTGGGCGCAGTAGTGCATCTGGCAGGAAATCCTACAGTGCAATTGTTCAGTGAATCACAATCCCGTTTTCTAGTAACTGTAAAACCGGAAGATCAGGAAGCGTTTGAAAAGGTAATGAACGACTATCAGCATATCGGAACTGTAAATGGCTCTGGAATGTTGAATGTAACTGTCAATAATGAAGCGTTAATCAAGGAAGACACCAGCCAGCTCAGTAAACTGTGGAAAGGAGCAATCCCATGCTTACTGAAATCAAAGGCATAA
- the purF gene encoding amidophosphoribosyltransferase, with protein MLTEIKGINEECGVFGIWGHEKAAELTYYGLHALQHRGQEGAGVVVNDGESLKIHKDTGLVNDVFKQANFSDLAGNAAIGHVRYSTQGEKGYANVQPLLFHTQQGSMALAHNGNVMNAYELRGELENEGSILQTTSDTEVLAHLIKRSTKANKEEAIAEALQKLVGAYAYLIMTEDRMYVALDPRGIRPLSIGRLGDAYVVASETSAFDLIGATFEREVLPGELLTISDEGLYSTRFAMREQRRMCAMEYVYLSRPDSDLNHVNVHASRKRMGMELAKEAPAEADVVTGVPDSSISAAIGYAEQMGLPYEMGIIKNRYIGRTFIQPSQELREQGVKMKLSPVRKIVSGKRVVMIDDSIVRGTTSRRIVKMLKDAGAMEVHVRIASPSIVSPCFYGIDMSTKDELIAANNTLDEMCDQIGADSIAYLSESGLEQAVVKDKTIHQGICTACMTGKYPVKKTNEATISYTKM; from the coding sequence ATGCTTACTGAAATCAAAGGCATAAATGAGGAATGCGGTGTGTTTGGAATCTGGGGTCACGAAAAGGCAGCGGAATTGACATATTACGGTCTTCATGCCCTGCAACATCGTGGCCAGGAAGGTGCCGGGGTGGTCGTTAATGATGGTGAATCTTTGAAGATTCATAAAGATACAGGACTTGTTAACGATGTGTTTAAACAAGCAAATTTTTCGGATCTTGCCGGTAATGCAGCGATTGGCCATGTCCGATACTCAACTCAAGGAGAAAAAGGGTATGCCAACGTACAGCCATTATTGTTTCATACACAGCAGGGCAGTATGGCACTTGCACATAACGGAAATGTCATGAATGCATATGAGCTTCGGGGCGAGCTTGAAAACGAAGGAAGCATCCTGCAGACGACATCTGATACAGAAGTGCTTGCTCACCTGATAAAGCGAAGTACGAAAGCGAATAAGGAAGAAGCAATTGCCGAGGCATTGCAAAAGCTTGTCGGTGCATATGCCTACCTGATTATGACCGAGGACAGGATGTACGTCGCACTTGACCCACGAGGAATCCGCCCATTATCAATCGGCCGGCTTGGCGATGCCTATGTGGTTGCATCGGAAACGAGCGCCTTTGATCTGATCGGAGCCACCTTTGAACGTGAAGTTTTGCCGGGTGAATTGTTGACAATCAGTGATGAAGGATTGTACTCAACACGATTTGCGATGCGCGAACAGCGTCGGATGTGTGCGATGGAATATGTTTATCTCTCAAGACCGGACAGTGATTTGAACCATGTGAATGTACATGCGTCCCGTAAACGGATGGGGATGGAACTCGCAAAGGAAGCACCTGCTGAAGCTGATGTAGTAACAGGGGTGCCGGATTCAAGTATCTCGGCCGCTATCGGTTATGCTGAACAAATGGGACTTCCATATGAAATGGGAATCATCAAAAACCGTTATATCGGCCGAACGTTTATTCAGCCTTCACAGGAGTTACGGGAGCAAGGCGTAAAAATGAAACTTTCGCCGGTGCGGAAAATTGTAAGCGGCAAACGGGTGGTCATGATAGATGACTCGATTGTGCGTGGTACGACAAGCAGACGAATTGTAAAAATGCTGAAGGATGCCGGTGCAATGGAAGTACATGTCCGTATTGCATCTCCATCGATTGTCAGTCCGTGTTTTTACGGCATTGACATGTCAACGAAGGACGAATTGATTGCGGCAAACAACACGCTGGATGAAATGTGCGATCAGATTGGTGCTGACAGTATTGCATATTTATCGGAAAGCGGGCTTGAACAGGCGGTTGTCAAGGATAAGACAATTCATCAGGGAATTTGCACGGCATGCATGACCGGTAAGTATCCAGTTAAAAAGACGAACGAAGCAACCATCTCCTATACGAAAATGTAG
- the purM gene encoding phosphoribosylformylglycinamidine cyclo-ligase, whose product MSNVYKDAGVDVEKGYEAVERMKKHIAKTNRPEVLGGIGAFAGLFELSSFNYKEPVLVSGTDGVGTKLKLAFQLQKHNTVGVDLVAMCVNDIVAQGAQPLFFLDYIACGKNDPEMIEQIVAGISDGCKDAGAALIGGETAEMPGMYGEEEYDLAGFTVGIAEKSKLITGDEIAEGDVIIGLPSSGIHSNGYSLVRKLVSGLDLTKTYEGLTESLADTLIEPTRIYAKQVAAVMKKVEVKGTSHITGGGFYENFPRMMPEGLGVEINTTSWERPAIFGFLQKQGNISDDEMYGVFNMGIGMTLVVAADDAEDALNCLEKQGESASVIGKVTVNEGVHFTS is encoded by the coding sequence ATGTCAAATGTATATAAAGATGCCGGTGTTGATGTGGAAAAAGGTTATGAAGCTGTTGAACGGATGAAGAAACATATTGCAAAAACAAACCGGCCGGAAGTTCTAGGCGGCATCGGTGCTTTTGCGGGACTGTTTGAACTGTCCTCCTTTAATTATAAGGAGCCGGTTCTCGTATCCGGAACCGATGGGGTCGGAACCAAGCTGAAACTTGCATTTCAACTGCAGAAACACAATACCGTTGGCGTTGACCTGGTTGCAATGTGTGTCAATGACATTGTCGCACAGGGTGCCCAGCCGTTGTTTTTCCTTGACTATATTGCATGCGGAAAAAATGATCCAGAAATGATTGAGCAGATTGTAGCCGGCATCTCCGACGGCTGCAAGGATGCAGGGGCAGCTTTAATTGGCGGCGAAACGGCTGAAATGCCTGGCATGTACGGGGAAGAAGAATACGACCTGGCAGGATTCACCGTTGGGATCGCAGAAAAATCCAAATTGATCACCGGTGATGAGATTGCGGAAGGCGATGTGATAATCGGGCTTCCATCAAGCGGAATTCATTCGAATGGTTATTCTCTGGTCCGCAAACTAGTTTCGGGACTTGATTTGACGAAAACGTACGAAGGGTTGACCGAATCACTTGCCGATACACTTATCGAACCTACGAGAATTTATGCTAAGCAGGTGGCGGCTGTAATGAAGAAAGTGGAAGTGAAAGGAACCTCGCATATTACCGGCGGCGGTTTTTATGAAAATTTCCCGCGTATGATGCCGGAGGGTCTTGGTGTGGAAATTAATACAACAAGCTGGGAACGTCCGGCTATCTTTGGTTTTTTACAAAAGCAGGGTAATATTTCAGACGATGAGATGTATGGCGTGTTCAACATGGGAATTGGCATGACACTTGTCGTTGCAGCGGATGATGCTGAAGATGCATTGAATTGTTTGGAGAAACAAGGAGAATCAGCTTCTGTTATTGGAAAAGTGACAGTAAATGAAGGAGTGCATTTCACATCATGA
- the purN gene encoding phosphoribosylglycinamide formyltransferase, whose protein sequence is MSVVKAAVFASGTGSNFQAIMEKSDLRCEVVLLVCDKQGASVVEKAEKYGVPVLEFNPKSFASKAEYEALLVEKLMGAGVTWIFLAGYMRIAGPTLLQAFENKIINIHPSLLPDFPGKDAIGQAFTSGVGTTGVTVHYIDEGIDTGPIIAQESVDVLPSDTEEALKKRIQDVEHRLYPEVINQLMGK, encoded by the coding sequence ATGAGTGTCGTAAAGGCTGCCGTTTTCGCATCCGGAACCGGCAGTAATTTTCAGGCGATAATGGAAAAAAGTGATCTTCGTTGTGAAGTGGTTCTGCTTGTTTGTGATAAACAAGGTGCCAGTGTTGTTGAGAAAGCGGAAAAGTATGGCGTGCCGGTACTTGAATTTAACCCGAAGTCGTTTGCTTCAAAAGCGGAGTATGAGGCGCTGCTGGTTGAAAAACTGATGGGAGCAGGCGTTACGTGGATATTTTTGGCCGGATATATGCGAATTGCTGGTCCCACTCTGCTCCAGGCTTTTGAAAACAAAATAATTAATATCCACCCGTCACTTCTTCCGGACTTTCCGGGCAAGGATGCGATCGGCCAGGCATTTACGTCAGGCGTTGGCACAACCGGTGTGACGGTCCATTATATTGATGAAGGCATCGATACCGGGCCGATTATTGCACAGGAAAGTGTCGATGTTTTGCCGAGTGATACAGAAGAAGCGTTGAAAAAACGGATCCAGGATGTGGAGCATCGTTTGTATCCTGAAGTTATAAATCAGCTGATGGGGAAGTAA
- the purH gene encoding bifunctional phosphoribosylaminoimidazolecarboxamide formyltransferase/IMP cyclohydrolase, translating to MKKRALISVSNKENVSDFAKGLTALDYEVLSTGGTLKVLQEAGVEAKAVEEITGFPEILNGRVKTLHPMIHGGLLAKRDNESHMKQLKEHGIDPVDIVVVNLYPFKQTIEQSGVTESDIIENIDIGGPTMVRAAAKSFADVSVIVDPDDYDSVLTSLKVDQLDFAERKRLAAKAFRHTAQYDALIANYFTEEEFPENYTVTYEKKQTLRYGENPHQNAAFYKNALDTGMSLASATQLHGKELSYNNIQDANAALEIIADYGEPAAVAVKHMNPCGIGVAENLSQAFTRAYESDSTSIFGGIVACNRPMDAETAEKLGAIFLEIVIAPEFSEEAMAILTKKKNIRLLELEMKTGESSYHKLTTVKGGVLVQSNDSGEVNENELTFPTEKKPSDQEVADLLFAWKAVKHVKSNAIVLARNKQTVGVGAGQMNRVGAAKIAIEQAGEKVKGSVLASDAFFPMPDTVETAAKAGVTAIIQPGGSKRDQDSIDMCNKYGISMAFTGMRHFKH from the coding sequence ATGAAAAAGCGAGCGTTAATCAGTGTGTCCAATAAAGAGAATGTTTCAGACTTTGCCAAGGGTCTGACGGCACTGGATTATGAAGTACTGTCAACAGGCGGAACGTTGAAAGTTTTACAGGAGGCAGGTGTGGAAGCGAAAGCGGTTGAGGAAATAACCGGATTTCCGGAAATTTTAAATGGTCGGGTTAAAACACTGCATCCGATGATTCATGGCGGGCTGCTGGCTAAACGCGATAACGAAAGTCATATGAAGCAATTGAAAGAACATGGTATTGATCCGGTTGATATCGTTGTTGTGAACCTTTATCCGTTTAAACAAACGATTGAACAATCGGGCGTAACCGAATCAGATATCATTGAAAATATTGATATTGGCGGGCCGACAATGGTGCGTGCTGCAGCAAAGAGTTTTGCTGATGTATCGGTCATTGTGGATCCGGACGATTATGATTCCGTGCTGACTTCTCTGAAAGTTGATCAGCTTGATTTTGCTGAACGCAAACGATTGGCCGCCAAAGCTTTCCGTCATACAGCACAATATGATGCACTGATTGCAAATTATTTTACTGAAGAAGAATTCCCGGAAAACTATACCGTTACCTATGAAAAAAAACAGACATTGCGTTACGGGGAGAACCCGCATCAGAATGCTGCATTTTATAAAAATGCGCTGGATACTGGCATGAGCCTTGCTTCAGCCACGCAGCTTCATGGTAAAGAACTTTCTTACAACAATATTCAGGATGCTAACGCAGCACTTGAAATAATCGCGGACTATGGCGAACCTGCAGCAGTTGCCGTTAAACACATGAACCCTTGCGGCATTGGTGTTGCGGAAAACCTCAGTCAGGCTTTCACCAGAGCATACGAATCTGATTCGACGTCCATTTTTGGCGGGATTGTTGCCTGCAACCGGCCGATGGATGCAGAAACAGCTGAAAAACTTGGTGCAATCTTTTTGGAAATTGTTATCGCTCCGGAATTTTCGGAAGAGGCGATGGCCATTTTGACGAAAAAGAAAAATATCCGCCTGCTTGAACTGGAAATGAAAACTGGTGAGTCCTCCTATCACAAGCTCACTACCGTTAAGGGCGGTGTTCTTGTTCAAAGCAACGATTCCGGTGAAGTGAACGAAAATGAATTGACGTTCCCAACTGAAAAAAAACCGTCTGATCAGGAAGTTGCAGATCTTTTGTTTGCATGGAAGGCAGTTAAGCATGTTAAATCAAACGCGATTGTCCTGGCAAGGAACAAGCAGACGGTCGGTGTAGGTGCCGGGCAAATGAACCGTGTTGGTGCTGCTAAAATCGCGATTGAACAGGCTGGCGAAAAAGTGAAAGGATCGGTGCTCGCTTCCGATGCATTTTTTCCAATGCCGGATACTGTGGAAACCGCAGCAAAAGCCGGTGTAACAGCCATTATTCAGCCTGGAGGATCCAAGCGTGACCAGGACTCAATCGATATGTGCAACAAGTACGGAATTTCCATGGCGTTTACTGGAATGCGTCACTTTAAACATTAA